A genomic stretch from Coffea arabica cultivar ET-39 chromosome 10c, Coffea Arabica ET-39 HiFi, whole genome shotgun sequence includes:
- the LOC113714356 gene encoding WAT1-related protein At1g43650-like encodes MESSIGCSKGIEKQKPYFVMFFVHIVYAGMALFSKAAISKGMNPHVFVAYRQGFATIALVPFAILLDRNKPAFLSYVTVCKIFFISLFGITLSLNLYAYAMNYTSATFAAAATNTIPATTFVMAILLRMESLSIKKRHGMAKGLGSLIGLSGAMVFAFVKGPQLHFMDWSNSHHQDTPSSNIKTTSQGQFVKGSLIMLLANTAWSAWLIMLGLIVKEYPAKMRLTALQCLFSCLQSSVFALAMERDISSWKLGWDINLFSVAYCGVIVTGITYWMQLWAVDKKGPVFIAMFTPLGLIITAIVSVLAWKEMLHLGSVCGAILLVGGLYSVLWGKNQEAKCEGAAAKDQISEPKQEESGVVQVVVVKCNVNK; translated from the exons ATGGAGAGTTCAATTGGTTGCTCAAAGGGTATAGAGAAACAAAAACCATACTTTGTAATGTTCTTTGTACACATTGTCTATGCAGGCATGGCTTTGTTCTCCAAAGCAGCAATCTCAAAAGGGATGAATCCACATGTCTTTGTTGCCTACCGCCAAGGATTTGCAACAATTGCTTTGGTTCCATTTGCTATTCTACTTGATAG AAACAAGCCTGCCTTCTTGTCATATGTCACAGTGTGCAaaatcttcttcatttctttattcGG GATTACATTGAGTTTAAATCTCTATGCCTATGCAATGAATTATACCTCAGCAACATTTGCTGCTGCAGCTACAAATACAATTCCTGCCACAACATTTGTTATGGCAATTCTATTAAG AATGGAGAGTTTGTCTATAAAGAAGAGGCATGGAATGGCAAAGGGTTTGGGTTCTCTAATTGGTCTTTCTGGAGCTATGGTTTTTGCCTTTGTTAAAGGGCCTCAGTTGCATTTCATGGACTGGTCAAACTCCCATCATCAGGACACCCCAAGCTCCAATATCAAGACTACTTCCCAAGGGCAGTTTGTAAAGGGTTCTCTAATCATGCTTTTGGCCAACACTGCATGGTCTGCCTGGCTCATTATGCTG GGACTTATTGTGAAAGAATATCCAGCAAAAATGCGTCTTACAGCTCTTCAGTGCTTATTTAGCTGCTTACAATCATCAGTTTTCGCCCTTGCAATGGAAAGGGATATATCATCATGGAAGCTTGGCTGGGATATCAATCTCTTTTCCGTGGCATATTGT GGTGTGATTGTGACTGGAATCACTTATTGGATGCAACTTTGGGCTGTAGACAAGAAGGGCCCCGTTTTCATTGCCATGTTCACCCCGTTAGGTCTGATTATTACGGCTATTGTCTCAGTACTTGCATGGAAGGAGATGCTTCATCTGGGAAG TGTTTGTGGAGCCATATTGCTCGTGGGGGGGCTATATTCCGTCTTGTGGGGAAAGAACCAAGAAGCAAAATGTGAAGGGGCAGCTGCAAAAGACCAAATATCAGAACCAAAACAGGAAGAATCTGGAGTTGTTCAAGTGGTGGTCGTAAAATGCAATGTCAATAAGTGA